One Romboutsia sp. 13368 genomic window carries:
- a CDS encoding type IV pilus twitching motility protein PilT — translation MNIFDLLKKSIELGASDIHITVDSEPIARVKGSFVSLSKTVLTKEHTQEMVRELSGEKNFKRIEEHGECDFSVSIETGERFRVNAYKQKGNFAIAIRTITSEIPKFETLGLPEVLKTFTEKHKGLVLVTGPTGSGKSTTLASLLDIINENQQRHIITLEDPIEYVHKHKKSLVNQREIGQDTESFNSALRAILRQDPDVILVGEMRDPETISIALTAAETGHLVFSTLHTVGAAKTIDRIVDMFPSEQQQQVRTQLSTVCEGVISQQLIKTIDERKRVAALEVMIANPAIRNLIRENKTYQIQNIIQTGSKQGMQSMDQELVNLYRRGLISRDSVLSRCTDYEFTSRLVGDRY, via the coding sequence GTGAATATATTTGACTTATTAAAAAAATCAATTGAATTAGGTGCATCAGATATACATATAACAGTAGATAGTGAACCTATAGCTAGAGTAAAAGGTTCTTTCGTAAGTTTATCAAAAACAGTACTTACAAAAGAACATACACAAGAAATGGTAAGAGAATTGTCAGGAGAAAAAAACTTTAAAAGAATAGAAGAACATGGAGAATGTGATTTCTCTGTTTCAATAGAAACTGGAGAAAGATTCAGGGTAAATGCATACAAACAAAAAGGAAATTTTGCAATAGCCATAAGAACAATAACATCAGAAATACCAAAATTTGAGACCTTAGGACTTCCAGAAGTTCTAAAAACTTTTACAGAAAAACACAAAGGTTTAGTACTTGTAACAGGACCAACAGGTAGTGGAAAAAGTACAACCTTAGCAAGTTTATTAGATATAATAAATGAAAATCAACAAAGACATATAATAACATTAGAAGACCCAATAGAATATGTACACAAACATAAAAAGAGCTTAGTAAATCAAAGAGAGATAGGACAAGATACAGAAAGTTTTAACTCAGCATTAAGAGCTATACTTCGTCAAGACCCTGACGTAATACTTGTAGGGGAGATGCGTGACCCTGAAACAATATCTATAGCATTAACTGCTGCTGAGACTGGTCACTTAGTTTTCTCAACTCTACATACAGTAGGAGCGGCAAAAACTATAGATAGAATAGTTGACATGTTCCCGTCAGAGCAACAACAACAAGTCAGAACCCAGTTATCAACTGTATGTGAAGGTGTTATATCTCAGCAACTTATAAAAACTATAGATGAAAGAAAAAGAGTTGCAGCATTAGAGGTTATGATAGCAAATCCAGCTATAAGAAACCTTATAAGAGAGAATAAAACTTATCAAATACAAAATATTATACAAACAGGAAGTAAACAAGGAATGCAGTCTATGGACCAAGAGTTAGTTAACTTATATAGAAGAGGTCTTATATCTAGAGATAGTGTATTAAGTAGATGTACTGACTATGAGTTTACAAGTAGATTAGTAGGAGATAGATATTAA
- a CDS encoding M20/M25/M40 family metallo-hydrolase → MVNKQRLIDEFLELVQIDSPTSKEGKIAQVLVKKLEEIGCEVEIDNAGEKTGAETGNVIATLKGNREGRKILFSSHMDTVSPSIGVKPIIDEVNGIIKSDGTTVLGSDDKAGIAAILEALRNIKENNIDHGDIQVVFSIWEEGGLHGAKNLDYSKIDAEYAFVLDSGGSPGEIIVKAPAQDAIKVKITGKSAHAGLQPENGISAIMVASRAIENMKLLRIDEETTANIGIVKGGMATNIVMPEIEISAEARSLSEEKLDAQTNHMVETFKNAAKEFGAEIEINVNRAYGPFRIDENDEIVQLAKRAFSNMNIEGKTASTGGGSDTNILNKNGIKAVNLGIGMKKAHTLEEYIAIEDLINSAVMVGEIIKEA, encoded by the coding sequence ATGGTAAATAAACAAAGGTTAATAGATGAATTCTTAGAATTAGTACAAATAGATAGTCCAACTTCAAAAGAGGGTAAAATAGCTCAAGTTTTAGTTAAAAAACTTGAAGAAATAGGGTGTGAAGTTGAAATAGATAACGCTGGAGAAAAAACTGGTGCAGAAACAGGGAATGTAATAGCAACATTAAAAGGAAATAGAGAAGGTAGAAAGATATTATTCAGTTCTCATATGGATACAGTTAGCCCATCTATAGGGGTTAAACCAATAATAGATGAAGTTAATGGAATAATAAAAAGTGACGGAACTACAGTACTTGGTTCAGATGATAAAGCTGGTATAGCAGCTATATTAGAAGCTTTAAGAAATATAAAAGAAAATAATATAGATCACGGTGATATACAAGTAGTATTCTCTATATGGGAAGAAGGCGGATTACATGGAGCTAAAAATCTAGACTACTCTAAAATAGATGCAGAGTATGCATTCGTATTAGATAGTGGTGGATCTCCAGGAGAAATAATAGTAAAAGCACCTGCTCAAGATGCTATAAAAGTTAAGATAACTGGTAAATCAGCTCATGCAGGATTACAACCAGAAAACGGTATAAGTGCTATAATGGTAGCATCAAGAGCTATAGAAAATATGAAATTATTAAGAATAGACGAAGAAACTACTGCAAATATAGGTATAGTTAAGGGTGGAATGGCTACAAACATAGTTATGCCAGAAATAGAAATATCTGCAGAAGCTAGAAGTTTAAGTGAAGAAAAACTAGATGCTCAAACTAACCATATGGTAGAAACATTTAAAAATGCTGCTAAAGAATTTGGAGCAGAAATAGAAATAAATGTTAATAGAGCATACGGACCATTTAGAATAGATGAGAATGATGAAATAGTTCAATTAGCTAAAAGAGCTTTCTCTAATATGAATATAGAAGGAAAAACAGCTTCTACTGGTGGAGGTAGTGATACTAACATACTAAATAAGAACGGCATAAAAGCAGTTAACCTAGGAATAGGAATGAAAAAGGCACATACGTTAGAAGAATATATAGCTATAGAAGATTTAATAAACTCTGCAGTAATGGTAGGGGAAATAATAAAAGAAGCTTAA
- the purR gene encoding pur operon repressor, protein MKFKRTERIGAIVKILSDNPNKIFTLSHFTNQFNAAKSTISEDLLVVKNVFEKLELGKVITISGAAGGVKYIPKTSKAENEEFLLDLCEKISDPSRILSGGFLYLIDLIYDPTIVSKVGKIMASNIDYSEADYVVTMETKGIPMALMTAKAMNLPLVIIRKDIKVSEGPTLSMTYVSGNNSKVESISLPRKALKPDSKVIIIDDFMRGGGTIKGMIDLMHEFGAEVVGTGVFISTTKPEEKMVKDYISLIELDVDGDKISVQPNLKTFKDEYKTDSQEDSDDVENILEYEDEE, encoded by the coding sequence ATGAAATTTAAAAGAACGGAGAGGATAGGAGCGATAGTTAAAATTCTATCTGATAATCCAAATAAAATATTTACATTAAGTCACTTTACAAACCAATTTAATGCAGCTAAGTCAACAATAAGTGAAGATTTATTAGTAGTTAAAAATGTTTTTGAAAAACTGGAATTAGGTAAGGTAATAACAATCTCTGGAGCGGCAGGAGGAGTAAAATACATACCTAAAACTTCTAAAGCTGAAAATGAAGAATTCTTACTAGATTTATGTGAAAAAATAAGTGATCCATCAAGAATTCTTTCAGGAGGATTTTTATATCTAATTGATTTAATATATGACCCTACAATAGTTTCAAAAGTAGGAAAGATAATGGCCTCAAATATAGATTATTCAGAAGCGGATTATGTTGTTACTATGGAAACTAAGGGAATTCCAATGGCACTTATGACAGCAAAGGCTATGAACTTACCACTTGTTATAATAAGAAAAGACATAAAGGTTTCAGAAGGTCCAACATTAAGTATGACTTATGTAAGTGGAAATAATTCTAAAGTAGAAAGCATTAGTTTACCTAGAAAAGCTCTAAAACCTGATAGTAAAGTTATAATAATAGATGACTTCATGAGAGGTGGAGGAACAATAAAAGGTATGATAGATCTTATGCATGAATTTGGTGCAGAAGTTGTAGGAACGGGAGTGTTTATATCTACAACTAAGCCAGAAGAAAAAATGGTTAAAGATTATATATCGCTAATTGAATTAGATGTAGACGGGGATAAAATATCAGTACAACCAAATTTAAAAACATTCAAAGATGAATACAAAACTGATAGTCAAGAAGACTCAGATGATGTAGAAAATATCTTAGAGTACGAGGATGAGGAATAA
- the rsmA gene encoding 16S rRNA (adenine(1518)-N(6)/adenine(1519)-N(6))-dimethyltransferase RsmA: MDRLSSHRATKDVVEKHGFKFSKSLGQNFLIDDNVIDRILSGARLSEGDKIIEVGPGIGTLTREMGKVADKVVAIEIDKTLIPILRETLGEFDNIEVVNQDILKVDVEELVKEKLDGGPVKLVANLPYYITTPIVMKFLEEDIPVTDIVVMVQKEVADRMNAQPSTKDYGALSVAVQYYCDTEIVAKAPRHMFIPQPNVDSTVIGLHVREERKYPVDNEDIFFKTVKAAFGQRRKTLLNALGGLGFLSKDEIKEVLAMANIDEKRRGETLSIEEFATLANAVNTKVPSK, encoded by the coding sequence ATGGATAGACTTTCATCACATAGAGCCACAAAAGACGTTGTAGAAAAACATGGCTTTAAATTTTCTAAATCATTAGGACAAAATTTCTTAATAGATGATAATGTAATAGACAGAATACTTTCAGGTGCTAGACTTTCTGAAGGTGATAAAATAATAGAAGTAGGACCTGGTATAGGAACACTTACTCGTGAAATGGGAAAAGTAGCAGACAAAGTTGTAGCTATAGAAATAGATAAAACTTTAATACCTATTCTACGTGAAACATTAGGAGAATTTGACAATATTGAAGTAGTGAACCAAGATATATTAAAGGTTGATGTAGAAGAATTAGTAAAAGAAAAATTAGATGGAGGACCAGTTAAATTAGTTGCAAACCTTCCATACTATATAACAACTCCAATAGTTATGAAATTCTTAGAAGAAGATATACCAGTTACTGATATAGTAGTAATGGTACAAAAAGAAGTTGCAGACAGAATGAATGCTCAGCCATCAACAAAGGATTATGGTGCTTTATCAGTAGCAGTACAATATTATTGTGACACAGAAATAGTTGCAAAAGCTCCAAGACATATGTTTATACCGCAACCAAATGTAGATTCAACAGTTATAGGGCTTCACGTAAGAGAAGAAAGAAAATATCCTGTAGATAATGAAGATATATTCTTTAAAACTGTAAAGGCAGCTTTTGGTCAAAGAAGAAAAACTCTACTTAATGCTTTAGGTGGATTAGGATTCTTAAGTAAAGATGAAATAAAAGAAGTATTAGCAATGGCTAACATAGATGAAAAAAGAAGAGGAGAAACTCTTTCAATAGAAGAATTTGCAACTTTAGCAAATGCTGTAAATACAAAAGTACCTTCAAAATAA
- the pth gene encoding aminoacyl-tRNA hydrolase has translation MYVVVGLGNPGKQYENTRHNVGFNVIDILAKENGISVTKIKHKALIGEGRIGSEKVLLVKPQTYMNLSGETLIDIYNYYKVDLDNIIVIYDDIDLDVGKLRIRKKGSAGTHNGMRSIVKCLGSGDFPRIRVGVSKPMKGQDLADFVLSRFRKEESADLEIGLEKAYKAVESMIKENIDMAMNKYNG, from the coding sequence ATGTACGTAGTAGTAGGTCTAGGTAATCCTGGAAAACAATATGAGAACACAAGACATAACGTAGGATTTAATGTTATAGATATTTTAGCAAAGGAAAATGGAATATCTGTGACGAAAATAAAACATAAGGCATTAATAGGTGAAGGAAGAATAGGTTCTGAGAAAGTTCTTTTAGTTAAGCCACAAACTTATATGAATTTAAGTGGAGAAACATTAATAGATATATATAATTACTATAAGGTTGATTTGGACAATATAATAGTAATATATGATGATATAGATTTAGATGTTGGAAAATTAAGAATAAGAAAAAAGGGAAGTGCAGGAACTCATAATGGGATGAGATCTATTGTAAAATGTTTAGGTTCTGGAGATTTCCCAAGAATAAGAGTTGGAGTATCAAAGCCTATGAAAGGTCAAGATTTAGCGGATTTCGTACTTTCTAGATTTAGAAAAGAAGAATCAGCTGACTTAGAAATAGGTCTTGAAAAGGCTTATAAAGCAGTAGAATCTATGATTAAAGAAAATATAGATATGGCTATGAATAAATACAACGGATAG
- the murC gene encoding UDP-N-acetylmuramate--L-alanine ligase codes for MKIHFIGIGGISMSALAEICLNKGYKVSGSDMNESYLLDKLRNQGANIFIGHAKEHISDDVDMVVYTAAVHEDNPEMIATKEKNKLTMDRAAFLGQIMREYKNSIAVSGTHGKTSTTSMLSTIFEYADLDPTILVGGNLSVIGGNVKIGNSDHFITEACEYVDSFLNFNPKISIVLNIEEDHLDYFSGIEEIKASFNKFGKLLPKNGYFIINGDDENTGDILHDVKATIVKYGTNSSNDAVISNIEFNENGHGIFNLSFNETDLGRFELSVPGIHNIYNACAAILTAYVSDIDLEVIRKNIKSYNGVGRRFEVKGNYNGALVVDDYAHHPTELKATLSAAKKLKKSTLWCIFQPHTYTRTKALLNEFAEAFYSADKVIITDIYAARENDPGDIHSKDLVEKLYQNNVDVTYISKFEDITEYLRENVKDNDLVITAGAGPIYQVAEALVSGK; via the coding sequence ATGAAGATACACTTTATAGGAATTGGTGGTATTAGCATGAGTGCTTTAGCAGAAATTTGTCTAAACAAAGGATATAAAGTTTCTGGTTCAGATATGAATGAATCATATCTTTTAGATAAATTAAGAAATCAAGGTGCTAATATATTTATAGGTCATGCTAAAGAACATATCTCTGATGATGTAGATATGGTTGTTTACACTGCAGCTGTTCATGAGGATAACCCAGAAATGATAGCTACTAAAGAAAAAAATAAACTTACTATGGACAGAGCAGCTTTCTTAGGTCAGATAATGAGGGAGTATAAAAATTCTATAGCTGTGTCTGGAACTCATGGTAAAACTTCAACAACTTCGATGTTATCTACTATATTCGAATATGCTGATTTAGACCCTACTATATTAGTTGGTGGTAACTTAAGTGTTATAGGTGGTAATGTTAAAATAGGTAATTCAGATCATTTTATAACAGAAGCATGCGAATATGTTGATAGTTTCCTTAATTTTAACCCAAAAATATCTATCGTTTTAAATATTGAAGAAGATCATCTTGATTACTTCTCTGGTATAGAAGAAATAAAAGCTTCTTTCAACAAGTTTGGAAAACTTCTTCCTAAAAACGGATATTTCATAATAAATGGTGATGATGAAAATACAGGAGATATATTACACGATGTGAAAGCTACTATAGTTAAATATGGTACTAACTCATCTAATGATGCTGTAATATCAAACATAGAATTTAATGAAAACGGACATGGAATATTTAACTTAAGCTTTAACGAAACAGATTTAGGTAGATTTGAACTTTCTGTTCCTGGAATACACAACATCTACAATGCTTGTGCTGCAATCCTTACTGCATATGTTTCTGATATCGATTTAGAAGTTATAAGAAAAAATATAAAATCTTATAATGGAGTTGGTAGAAGATTCGAAGTTAAAGGAAATTACAATGGTGCGTTAGTTGTTGATGATTATGCTCACCATCCAACAGAGTTAAAAGCAACTTTATCTGCTGCTAAAAAGTTAAAGAAATCAACTTTATGGTGTATATTCCAACCTCATACTTATACTAGAACAAAAGCTTTATTAAATGAATTTGCTGAAGCATTCTACTCTGCTGATAAAGTTATAATAACTGATATATATGCAGCTAGAGAAAATGATCCAGGTGATATTCATTCTAAAGATTTAGTAGAAAAATTATACCAAAACAATGTAGATGTGACTTATATAAGCAAGTTTGAAGATATAACTGAGTATTTAAGAGAAAATGTTAAAGATAATGACTTAGTTATAACTGCAGGAGCTGGACCTATTTATCAAGTTGCTGAAGCTTTAGTTTCAGGTAAATAA
- a CDS encoding prepilin peptidase, translating into MVLIYQKYGITIQSIKYLSLIPFIIIISIIDYHTTYIYDITVISGIIIQGILLFISPDIKKYLLAFIIGIIVPYIIAKTTKGLGEGDIGLYGLCCFALGKNYSLYLIALSFVLASVYCVYILLAKSDKIRKIPFAPFISLATVLIILTNFDIFNFWFDIISN; encoded by the coding sequence ATGGTGTTAATTTATCAAAAGTATGGAATAACAATACAATCAATAAAATACTTATCACTTATACCATTTATAATCATAATTTCAATAATAGATTATCATACAACATACATATACGATATAACAGTAATTAGTGGTATAATAATCCAAGGTATTTTACTTTTTATATCTCCAGATATAAAAAAATATTTACTAGCATTTATAATAGGAATTATAGTACCATATATAATAGCTAAAACAACTAAGGGATTAGGAGAAGGTGACATAGGTCTATATGGCTTATGTTGTTTTGCGCTAGGCAAAAATTATTCCTTATATTTAATAGCTTTATCATTTGTTTTAGCATCAGTATATTGTGTATATATACTTTTAGCAAAAAGTGATAAAATAAGAAAAATACCATTTGCACCATTTATATCACTAGCGACAGTTTTGATAATATTAACCAATTTTGATATATTCAACTTTTGGTTTGACATAATAAGTAATTAA
- the spoVG gene encoding septation regulator SpoVG gives MKITDVRVRKITDEGKMKCIVSLTFDNLFVVHDIKVIEGHNGLFIAMPSRKVGEGNFRDIAHPINAEMRQVLEDAVLNAYHEAVAQLEVAAE, from the coding sequence ATGAAGATAACTGACGTAAGAGTAAGAAAAATAACAGATGAAGGGAAAATGAAATGTATAGTTTCATTAACTTTTGATAACTTATTTGTTGTACATGACATAAAAGTTATAGAAGGACACAATGGATTATTCATAGCAATGCCAAGCAGAAAAGTAGGAGAAGGAAACTTCAGAGATATAGCTCATCCTATAAATGCTGAAATGAGACAAGTATTAGAAGATGCTGTATTAAATGCTTACCATGAAGCAGTTGCTCAATTAGAAGTTGCAGCTGAATAA
- a CDS encoding ribose-phosphate diphosphokinase, with protein sequence MNTSGSEIKILAGNSSKELAQKIADYIGVPLAKCEVGTFSDGEISVNMAETVRGCDVFVVQSTNSPVNDNLMELLIMIDALKRASAGRITAVIPYYGYARQDRKAKARDPITAKLVANLITAAGADRVLTMDLHAAQIQGYFDIPLDHLQGGKLLADYFNEKKIEDLIVVSPDLGSVTRSRKFANGLDGDVPLAIIDKRRPKANVSEIMNIIGDVNGKNVILLDDMIDTAGTICNAANALKEFGAKEVYACCTHAVLSGPAIERIDASAISELIVLDTIQLPDEKKIDKIKVKSVAPLFGDAIKKIFSNESISALF encoded by the coding sequence ATGAACACTAGCGGAAGTGAAATCAAAATACTTGCAGGTAATTCATCTAAAGAATTAGCTCAAAAAATAGCTGATTACATAGGTGTACCTTTAGCAAAATGTGAAGTAGGAACATTTAGTGACGGAGAAATAAGTGTAAACATGGCTGAAACAGTTAGAGGATGTGATGTTTTCGTAGTTCAATCAACTAACAGCCCTGTAAATGATAACTTAATGGAACTATTAATAATGATAGATGCATTAAAGAGAGCATCAGCAGGAAGAATAACAGCAGTTATTCCTTACTACGGATATGCAAGACAAGATAGAAAAGCTAAGGCAAGAGATCCAATCACAGCTAAATTAGTTGCAAACTTAATAACAGCAGCAGGAGCAGATAGAGTATTAACTATGGATTTACATGCTGCACAAATACAAGGATACTTTGATATACCATTAGATCACTTACAAGGTGGTAAATTATTAGCTGATTATTTCAATGAAAAGAAAATAGAAGATTTAATAGTTGTATCTCCTGACTTAGGAAGTGTTACAAGATCTAGAAAATTTGCTAATGGCTTAGATGGAGACGTTCCACTAGCTATAATAGATAAAAGAAGACCAAAAGCTAATGTAAGTGAGATAATGAATATAATTGGTGACGTTAATGGAAAGAACGTTATATTATTAGATGATATGATAGATACAGCAGGAACAATATGTAATGCTGCTAATGCGCTTAAAGAATTTGGTGCTAAGGAAGTTTATGCTTGTTGTACACATGCAGTATTATCAGGTCCGGCGATAGAAAGAATAGATGCTTCTGCTATAAGTGAGTTAATAGTTTTAGATACTATACAACTTCCTGATGAGAAGAAGATAGATAAAATAAAAGTTAAAAGTGTAGCTCCTTTATTTGGAGATGCTATAAAGAAAATATTCTCTAATGAATCTATTAGTGCATTATTTTAA
- the glmU gene encoding bifunctional UDP-N-acetylglucosamine diphosphorylase/glucosamine-1-phosphate N-acetyltransferase GlmU, producing MNFKAIILAAGKGTRMKSKYPKVVHKVCGREMVNHVITVSKKSGVNDIVAILGHESEVVKERLPKDTMIAMQTEQLGTGHAVMMAKEYINDNDTIVVLCGDTPLVKEDTLKKLFDYHIEKGYHATVLTTEVDNPTGYGRIIRDENKDLLKIVEQKDANEEEKKAKEINSGIYCFNGKSLRESLDLLDNNNAQGEYYLTDTIKIMRDKGQKVGAFNGSTIEELMGVNSRVELSKAEEIMRRRINESHMVNGVTIIDVNSTYIEADVEIGNDTIVYPGAMLQGNTKIGSSCIIGMNCSITNSQIGNYTEVQSSTIVDSTVGENTSVGPYAYLRPNSNIGNNVKIGDFVEVKNATIEDNSKASHLSYIGDAHVGKDVNIGCGVVFVNYDGKNKFKSTVKDGAFIGSNSNLVAPVTVEEKGYVATGSTITEDVPQGALAVARERQVIKEGWVAKKEAKDNNK from the coding sequence ATGAATTTTAAAGCGATAATACTTGCCGCTGGTAAAGGGACAAGAATGAAGTCTAAATATCCAAAGGTTGTACATAAAGTATGCGGAAGAGAAATGGTAAACCATGTAATAACTGTTTCAAAAAAATCAGGGGTAAATGACATAGTTGCAATCTTAGGTCATGAAAGTGAAGTAGTAAAAGAAAGATTACCTAAAGACACTATGATAGCAATGCAAACAGAGCAATTAGGAACAGGCCATGCAGTAATGATGGCTAAAGAATACATAAATGACAATGATACTATAGTTGTACTTTGCGGAGATACACCTTTAGTAAAAGAAGATACATTAAAGAAATTATTCGATTATCATATAGAAAAAGGATACCATGCGACAGTTCTTACAACTGAAGTAGATAATCCAACTGGATATGGAAGAATAATAAGAGATGAAAATAAAGATTTACTAAAAATAGTAGAGCAAAAAGATGCTAATGAAGAAGAAAAGAAAGCAAAAGAAATAAACTCAGGAATATACTGCTTCAATGGTAAATCATTAAGAGAAAGTCTTGATTTACTAGATAACAATAATGCTCAAGGTGAATACTACTTAACAGACACAATCAAAATAATGAGAGATAAAGGTCAAAAAGTAGGAGCTTTCAATGGTTCAACAATAGAAGAATTAATGGGAGTTAACTCAAGAGTTGAATTATCAAAAGCAGAAGAAATAATGAGAAGAAGAATAAACGAATCTCATATGGTAAATGGAGTTACAATAATAGATGTTAATTCAACATATATAGAAGCAGATGTTGAAATAGGAAATGATACAATAGTATATCCAGGAGCAATGCTTCAAGGAAATACTAAAATAGGGAGCAGCTGTATAATAGGTATGAATTGTAGTATAACAAATTCTCAAATAGGTAATTATACAGAAGTACAAAGTTCAACAATAGTAGATAGTACTGTTGGAGAAAATACTTCAGTAGGACCATATGCATACCTAAGACCAAACAGCAACATAGGAAACAACGTAAAAATAGGAGACTTCGTAGAAGTTAAAAATGCTACTATAGAAGATAACTCTAAAGCATCACACCTATCATATATAGGAGATGCACACGTTGGTAAAGATGTAAACATAGGATGCGGAGTAGTATTTGTAAACTACGACGGTAAAAATAAATTTAAATCAACAGTTAAAGATGGAGCTTTTATAGGTTCAAATTCTAACCTAGTTGCACCAGTTACTGTAGAAGAAAAAGGATATGTTGCTACAGGTTCAACTATAACAGAAGATGTTCCACAAGGAGCATTAGCAGTAGCAAGAGAAAGACAAGTAATAAAAGAAGGCTGGGTAGCTAAAAAAGAAGCAAAAGATAACAATAAATAG
- a CDS encoding prepilin peptidase codes for MYVYFAIVSFIIGAALGSFFNVCIYRIPNNKSVVNPPSHCYNCNTRLKPLDLVPILSWTLLRGKCRYCGQKISPRYALVELLTGILFILVYSVYGPNIITLYYLLLVSLLVIITFIDLDHYIIPDSLVIFGSIGAVIFNILGLGVGIKDSLLGGLICGGGMLVLIYLIELIIRKEVMGGGDIKLFGMVGLFLGIKLGLLTILLSVYVGAIYGVGSIIYSKIKKKEYNSMIPYGPFISVGALISILYGTSIMNWYIGLF; via the coding sequence ATGTATGTATATTTTGCAATAGTGTCATTTATAATTGGAGCAGCATTAGGAAGCTTTTTCAATGTATGTATTTATAGAATACCAAATAATAAATCAGTAGTTAATCCACCATCACATTGTTATAACTGTAATACTAGATTAAAGCCACTAGATTTAGTGCCAATATTAAGTTGGACTTTATTAAGAGGTAAGTGTAGATACTGTGGACAAAAGATAAGTCCAAGATATGCTTTAGTAGAGTTATTAACAGGAATACTGTTTATATTAGTGTATAGTGTTTATGGACCTAACATAATAACTTTATATTAYCTATTATTAGTATCTCTATTAGTAATAATAACATTCATAGATTTAGACCATTATATAATACCTGATTCTCTAGTAATATTTGGCTCAATAGGAGCAGTAATATTTAATATACTAGGATTAGGTGTAGGTATAAAAGATAGCCTATTAGGAGGTCTAATATGCGGTGGAGGAATGTTAGTTTTAATCTATCTAATAGAGCTTATAATAAGAAAAGAAGTAATGGGTGGCGGAGATATAAAGCTATTTGGTATGGTAGGACTATTTTTAGGAATAAAATTAGGATTACTTACAATACTTCTAAGCGTTTATGTTGGAGCTATTTATGGAGTAGGAAGTATTATATATAGTAAGATTAAGAAAAAAGAATATAACTCAATGATACCTTACGGACCATTTATATCTGTAGGGGCATTGATAAGTATTTTATATGGAACAAGTATAATGAACTGGTATATTGGATTATTCTAA